Proteins encoded by one window of Vigna radiata var. radiata cultivar VC1973A chromosome 5, Vradiata_ver6, whole genome shotgun sequence:
- the LOC106761913 gene encoding phosphoinositide phosphatase SAC3 isoform X5: MASSENEPSSHSSPPPPPANICLQKFRLYETLSNFYMIGRDNSRTYWKVLKIDRLDPSELTVLEDSTTYTERECSDLLRRIHEGNRSTGGLKFVTTCYGIVGFIKFLGPYYMVVITKRRKIGAICGHTVYAVSKSETIPLQNPSVQSNIDENRYRKLLLTVDLTKDFYFSYSYYIMRSLQRNLCDSETGHVLYENMFVWNEFLTRGIRNHLQNTIWTVALVYGFFKQETLAISGREFILTLIARRSRHYAGTRYLRRGLNDKGRVANDVETEQIVFEDVPEGLPVQICSVVQNRGSIPLFWSQETSRLNLKPDIILSKKDQNYQATKLHFENLVKRYGNPIIILNLIKSHERKPRESILRSEFGNAINFINKDLSEENRLRFLHWDLKHFQSKATNVLLLLGKVATYALTLTGFLYCQVSPTPRLEECIERPPINFQPTRHVDVDNEDGNNLERKPSGEDNHANGNHFVKPPMFQRGVLRTNCIDCLDRTNVAQYAYGLAALGHQLHALGIIDHLKIDLEDPVSDDLMGFYERMGDTLAHQYGGSAAHNKIFSERRGQWKAATQSQEFFRTLQRYYSNAYMDAEKQNAINIFLGHFQPQVGKPALWDLGSDQHYDIGRHGDDDARAFVKRCFSDGSIIHGRSSPTSASNSNIEKFSKLGLQNRSEEGNNDFCDSLPEISTFESDMAFSRYTPSLPRRQLFVDAPRERYLDSEHISHSAHEVSFSSSNFVDLDWLSSSGNSCEEEPFERFSIANSSIAGNSSENVINGVIIGGDAPSSSVLDSNTKGRERTGSELSYRDAQSKVLEEYPDTFVQWVNNGQTLCN, encoded by the exons ATGGCATCTTCGGAGAATGAACCTTCTTCTCACTCTtcacctcctcctcctcccGCAAATATTTGTTTGCAAAAGTTCCGGCTCTATGAGACTCTATCG AACTTTTACATGATAGGAAGGGACAACAGCAGGACTTATTGGAAAGTGTTAAAGATTGACCGTCTAGATCCATCCGAGCTGACTGTGCTTGAAGATTCCACCACATATACAGAACGTGAATGTTCTGATCTGTTGAGACGTATACATGAGGGGAATAGGTCCACAGGTGGACTGAAATTTGTTACAACTTGTTATGGAATTGTTG GGTTCATAAAATTTTTAGGGCCATACTACATGGTGGTCATcacaaaaagaaggaaaattggTGCCATCTGTGGTCATACAGTATATGCTGTCTCAAAGAGTGAGACGATTCCACTGCAAAATCCTTCTGTTCAATCTAACATCGATGAGAACAG ATACAGGAAACTCCTATTGACGGTTGACCTTACAAAGGATTTCTATTTTAGCTACTCATACTATATCATGCGTAGTCTTCAAAGGAATTTGTGTGATAGTGAGACAGGCCACGTCCTTTATGAGAACATGTTTGTCTGGAATGAGTTTTTGACTCGAGGAATTAGGAATCACCTCCAGAATACTATTTGGACAGTTGCACTGGTATACGGCTTTTTTAAACAG GAAACACTTGCAATATCTGGGCGGGAGTTCATTCTTACTCTCATTGCAAGACGATCTCGCCATTATGCTGGTACTAG ATATTTGAGACGAGGATTAAATGACAAGGGGAGAGTAGCAAATGATGTGGAGACAGAGCAAATTGTATTTGAGGATGTTCCTGAAGGTCTTCCAGTCCAAATATGCTCTGTTGTGCAGAATCGGGGTTCAATCCCCCTGTTCTGGTCACAGGAAACTTCACGTCTGAATCTTAAGCCTGATATCATAT TGTCAAAGAAAGATCAGAATTATCAAGCCACCAAACTTCACTTTGAAAATCTCGTCAAAAGATACGGGAATCccataataattttgaatttgataaag TCGCATGAGAGGAAGCCTCGTGAGTCCATTCTTCGTTCTGAGTTTGGTAATGCCATCAATTTCATTAACAAAGATTTATCAGAGGAGAACAGATTGAGGTTTCTTCATTGGGATCTTAAACATTTTCAGAG CAAAGCTACAAATGTTTTGCTACTTCTGGGAAAAGTGGCTACATATGCTTTGACATTAACAGGTTTTTTATATTGCCAAGTGTCACCAACTCCTAGACTCGAAGAATGTATAGAAAGGCCACCTATTAA CTTTCAACCCACGAGACATGTTGATGTTGACAACGAAGATGGTAATAATTTAGAGAGGAAACCTAGTGGAGAAGACAACCATGCTAACGGAAATCATTTTGTTAAGCCACCCATGTTCCAAAGGGGGGTTCTTCGAACTAATTGTATAGACTGCTTAGATCGCACAAATGTTGCACAATATGCATATGGGTTGGCTGCTCTTGGCCACCAGCTTCATGCTCTGGGAATTATTGACCACCTGAAAATTGACCTTGAGGATCCTGTAAGTGATGATTTGATGGGATTTTATGAGCGGATGGGTGACACTCTTGCACATCAGTATGGTGGTTCTGCTGCACACAACAAG ATATTCTCTGAGAGGAGGGGACAATGGAAAGCTGCAACACAATCCCAGGAGTTCTTTAGGACTCTTCAACGATATTACAGCAATGCTTACATGGATGCTGAGAAGCAAAATGCAATTAACAT ATTCCTGGGACATTTTCAGCCACAAGTGGGTAAGCCTGCTCTATGGGATTTGGGCTCAGATCAACATTACGATATAGGGAGACATGGGGATGATGATGCAAg GGCATTTGTCAAAAGGTGTTTCTCGGATGGAAGCATCATTCATGGCAGGTCCTCACCCACGTCAGCCtcaaattcaaatattgaaaaattctCAAAGCTAGGTTTGCAGAACCGATCAGAAGAAGGAAACAATGATTTTTGTGACTCATTGCCTGAAATATCAACATTTGAGAGTGACATGGCATTTTCAAG GTACACTCCCTCATTGCCTCGACGACAGCTTTTTGTAGACGCACCAAGAGAGCGGTACCTTGATAGTGAACATATTTCACATTCTGCACATGAGGTTTCATTCAGCAGTTCCAACTTTGTTGACCTGGATTGGCTGTCTTCTTCAGGAAATTCTTGTGAAGAAGAGCCATTTGAAAG GTTTTCAATTGCCAATTCTTCTATTGCTGGGAATTCTTCAGAAAATGTTATCAATGGAGTTATTATAGGAGGAGATGCTCCCTCCAGCAGCGTTTTAGACTCAAACACTAAG GGAAGAGAGCGAACTGGGTCAGAGTTATCCTACCGTGATGCCCAGTCCAAAGTTCTAGAGGAATATCCTGATACTTTTGTACAATGGGTGAATAATGGACAGACACTTTGCAATTGA